GAGCAGACCGTCCTTGAGGACGGCGACCCGGTCGCCCATGGTCATGGCCTCAACCTGGTCGTGCGTGACGTACACCGTCGTGATGCCCAGGCGGCGCTGGAGCGAGGCGATCTGCGTACGGGTCGACACACGGAGCTTGGCGTCGAGGTTCGACAGCGGCTCGTCCATGAGGAACACCTGCGGCTCACGCACGATCGCGCGCCCCATCGCCACACGCTGGCGCTGACCACCTGAGAGCGCCTTGGGCTTGCGGTCCAGGTAGTCGGTGAGGTCGAGGATCTTCGCGGCCTCCTCGACCTTCTTACGGATGTCGGCCTTGTTGACGCCGGCGATCTTCAGCGCGAAGCCCATGTTGTCGGCGACGGACATGTGCGGGTAGAGCGCGTAGTTCTGGAACACCATCGCGATGTCCCGGTCCTTGGGCGGCAGATGCGTGACGTCGCGCTCACCGATGCGGATGGATCCGCCGTTGACGTCCTCAAGACCCGCGAGCATCCGCAGGGAGGTCGACTTGCCGCAACCGGAGGGCCCGACGAGTACGAGGAACTCGCCGTCCGCGACGTCGAGCTGGAGCTGGTCGACAGCGGGCTTGGTGGAACCCGGGTACACACGGGTCGCCTTGTCGAACGAGACAGTGGCCATGGTGATGTGGTCCCTTCACCGGCAGGAACGTGCCGGACGATCCGAGTAAAGGAATGGCTCCCCCGCCGTAGGACGGAGGATGGGTCTAGTCCACCTGGATGAACTTGAGGTGACGGTACCCCCCGTTTCAAGATCTGTCAGTAGCTGGGCCCCACGAAATTCCCGCCTGACCTGTGATCCCCGCCGGTTATAGTTTCCCCACAGGCCTCCTTAGCTCAGCTGGCCAGAGCAACGCACTTGTAATGCGTAGGTCGTCGGTTCGAATCCGACAGGGGGCTCAACGAAACCCCAGGTCATGTAGGTCGTGACCTGGGGTTTTCTGGTGTCCGGGGTGTGACGCAACCGGCGGTTGCGGTGCCGGGGAAGGGCTTGCGTGAGCGATGCGTGAGCGGAGGGTCGTCGGGACCTACTCCCCGGGCTTCTTCCGCTTCGTCTTCTTCTTGCCTCTGGCCTGGGCCTTCTTGGCGCGCCGGGCCTTCCTCCGGGCTTTCTCCTCCTTGCGGGAGGCTTCCTCGGCCTCGGCCTTGCGCTGGAGGGGGACCAGCTTGGCGGTGGCTTCGGCGGCGTGCTTGCCGACGTGGGGCAGAACGCTCTGGTAGATGTCGCGCGTGATGCGGGTGTCGCTGTGGCCGAGGGTGTCGGACACGATTTTGATGTCGATGCCGGCGGCGAGCATGAGGGTGGCGGCGCCGTGGTGGAGGTCGTGCAGCCGGATCGGGGGGAGGCCGGAGGCTGCGACGAGTCGTTCGAAGAGGTCGGTGACCTTGCCGGGGTGAAGCCAGGAGCCGTCTTCCTGGGTGAAAAGGAGGCCGGTCTCGACCCAGACTGATCCCCATTCCGCGCGGTCGGCCTTCTGCTGCTTGCGGTGCTGTTCCAGGACGCCGGCGGTGTCGTCGTCCAGGGCTACGACGCGGAAGCCGCTGTCGGTCTTCGGTTCGGACGCCTCGACATCCCACCCGTCCTGGACGAGTTGGCTGGAGACGGTGAGGGTGTGCCGGTCGAGGTTGGTCTCCGACCAGGGCTGGCCGCACGCCTCGCCGCGGCGAAGGCCGCGGAAGGCGATGAGGTGCCACATGGCATAGAGCCGGTCTGCGGCGACGAAGTCGAGGAAGGCGCCGGTCTGTTCGGGTGTCCAGACCATGACGGGGGAGGGCTTCTCGCCGGTCTGCTGCCACCGGGCAACCCGTTCGTCCGTCCATACCAGGGCCTTCGGCTTGCGGACGGGGTCGATCTCCACATGGGCGGCCGGGTTGAACGTGATGATCTGCTGGCCGATCGCGTCGTTCAGGGCGGCGCGGAGCGTGGCCTTGATGTG
The nucleotide sequence above comes from Streptomyces sp. NBC_01716. Encoded proteins:
- a CDS encoding ABC transporter ATP-binding protein; its protein translation is MATVSFDKATRVYPGSTKPAVDQLQLDVADGEFLVLVGPSGCGKSTSLRMLAGLEDVNGGSIRIGERDVTHLPPKDRDIAMVFQNYALYPHMSVADNMGFALKIAGVNKADIRKKVEEAAKILDLTDYLDRKPKALSGGQRQRVAMGRAIVREPQVFLMDEPLSNLDAKLRVSTRTQIASLQRRLGITTVYVTHDQVEAMTMGDRVAVLKDGLLQQVDSPRNMYDRPANLFVAGFIGSPAMNLVEVPITDGGVKFGNSVVPVSREALSAAADRGDSTVTVGVRPEHFDIVEQGGGDAAKSLSKDTDDAPAGLAVTVNVVEELGADGYVYGDAQVGGEHKDLVVRVNGRAVPEKGAKLHVVPRPGETHVFASSTGERLSD
- a CDS encoding tyrosine-type recombinase/integrase codes for the protein MKGSTHRRCYCRDPKTGRPLGKKCPKLTSRKHGSYSIRQELPPRKDGTRRSFNRAGYDTLKAAQADLDHVRALLGLADADDPEGIHLIAEMLSDVSRDKLPLPEVEETRRRLNAGQDLVGSLTVAEWLDRWLAGKRIRKSGISRYETDVRVHLKPHLGPRRLDRLRVSHLSEMFTAITDANVDIVEQNAQRRAAVEELATVPWKGAESRARRKAMKTAIDAMPGFRRITGPSTRQHIKATLRAALNDAIGQQIITFNPAAHVEIDPVRKPKALVWTDERVARWQQTGEKPSPVMVWTPEQTGAFLDFVAADRLYAMWHLIAFRGLRRGEACGQPWSETNLDRHTLTVSSQLVQDGWDVEASEPKTDSGFRVVALDDDTAGVLEQHRKQQKADRAEWGSVWVETGLLFTQEDGSWLHPGKVTDLFERLVAASGLPPIRLHDLHHGAATLMLAAGIDIKIVSDTLGHSDTRITRDIYQSVLPHVGKHAAEATAKLVPLQRKAEAEEASRKEEKARRKARRAKKAQARGKKKTKRKKPGE